From a single Drosophila sulfurigaster albostrigata strain 15112-1811.04 chromosome 3, ASM2355843v2, whole genome shotgun sequence genomic region:
- the LOC133844752 gene encoding patronin isoform X13: MDAETQEIRQARQRASVKWLLSKAFNNRVPDNLKEPFYRDHENQERLKPQIVVELGNATLYCQTLSNLYSDPNYQSLNHWSILQTLARKGVAVVESSDMPITETVLIQTNPLRINAHMSVIESLMILYAKEISSGDRVTSALRRISGSSYQAPAGQTYEQALLAWISHACAALKKRIVKELESSVPDEIGTRLQTPDIPPVRDFQDLCDGICLALLISYYCPKVVPWTSVRINYLPAVEDSIHNILLVSSFSQKHLPYGVFHMTPEDITYMRGSMKLNLVLLLTDLFNLFEIHPAKCVCYPGMDGQVPNTNSFSGGLNRRSTPPTEYQTMQSNHFDGNQAEAFVVHKSRGITTLSSMHSQHQQQQQQQHHHQQQQQQQHFQHQQQHQQLQQQQLQSQQEPLVPARLRQAKEKNNVESKADERGDFVAAGRPSNWEQSRRPSFAGRRSRRNSSSEDSQLTIENFGGSQDQINTLGRYERERDRERERKLSNTSVEPAVAVRSSIADARGTLQLGYDTDSGSEKQDRETEKYSMRRQASVDNVPTVSSHNLSNLSNAGSPLPMARNKQHSNERDYANAEHYNDARSTSGYDPESTPVRKSSTSSMPASPAAWQLEICDDDMRSLEHVNKLSSMRMKLEEKRRRIEQDKRKIEMAVMRHQEKEDLESCPDVLKWETMSNESKRTPDIDPADMDKYQQSIAIMNMNLQDIQQDIHRLATQQSQMQAQHLQAQQLMQAQQIANMLNQQQTYGSQQHLADHHYQQRPMQQSFGSSPHLPQAFNAPVSAYSSRPPSRDPYQQQQQQLHHPHQQQPMQMPPMQYVNEHGQYMSPPAHYMQPQSIYSDNGAPYNNHSPYGAPPPQPQYQQRNSVYDDYGQPANHFYLHESPPQPHPQRRTWAHSAAAAAYEQQQQQQQQHQHQQPLVDVNAWQSQKKLQQQQQQLQQQQQLQQNWPNRPPSSAGASQGFVLHQNGGSGAGGGGGGELQHLFQMQSSPQHGQRLHGGANGVQRQQSLTNLRDNRSPKGNMMQPQPMTLGQHEDMMAPQSICFIGDEEDVDELERNIIESMQSTRISDFVVQQQQRLHQQQQQQQQQQLPATHSGRGSSSEDYDSGELISNKLNITSGNLTYRIPSPSRPSIQANSFQDPRGSVGGGSGSGGSGEEQRPEKGFYISFDNDQPKRPKPPLRTKRSPKKEPGRDSVDNQVVLKRESLSQLHNINNSVGGGDEIKNASLARHSIHGIAAGLPSNANSAGNATYNKYTDEPPIQLRQMAAATAEPLGLERRHLEDLTNQPQQQPLSPTRLRAEQNAEAAKNKAIVIGADSTNLDPESVDEMERRKEKIMLLSLQRRQQQEEAKARKEIEASQKREKEREKEEERARKKEEQVARRAAILEQHRLKKAIEEAEREGKTLDRPDLHVKLQPQSSSASTPRLRQQRVTRPRPKTIHVDDASVDISEASSLSSRGKKGSSSNLTGYGQLSSNSMKRDYYRGSQDSLTVKESPDDYPSTSSTPIGRRGSYKTSREPAVERGRTLSRISVAKGSTLNFRGRKSNSLMNLCDTDSGLGRATPPRRAPSPGMAASGRHMPSPSGPGSLPPGLISKRRGFDDGSSDTMEYSGPKLYKQPAAKSNRGIILNAVEYCVFPGAVNREAKQKVLEKIARSEAKHFLVLFRDAGCQFRALYSYVPETDQVTKLYGTGPSQVDEVMFDKFFKYNSGGKCFSQVHTKHLTVTIDAFTIHNSLWQGKRVQLPSKKDMALVI; this comes from the exons ATGGATGCCGAAACACAGGAAATACGACAG GCTCGTCAACGTGCTTCCGTCAAATGGCTGCTGTCGAAGGCGTTCAACAATCGCGTACCCGACAACCTGAAGGAGCCGTTCTATCGCGATCACGAGAACCAGGAACGCCTCAAGCCGCAGATCGTTGTTGAGCTGGGCAATGCGACGCTCTACTGTCAGACGTTGTCCAATCTCTACTCTGATCCCAACTACCAAAGCTTAAATCACTGGTCAATCTTACAGACGCTAGCGCGCAAGGGAGTCGCTGTGGTCGAGTCCTCGGACATGCCCATTACCGAAACGGTATTAATTCAAACGAATCCGTTGCGAATT AATGCACACATGTCTGTGATAGAATCGCTGATGATTCTGTATGCAAAGGAAATATCGTCGGGAGACCGCGTCACATCGGCCCTGCGAAG AATATCTGGCAGCAGTTATCAGGCGCCTGCTGGCCAAACTTACGAGCAAGCATTGCTTGCTTGGATATCGCATGCGTGCGCTGCGCTAAAGAAGCGCATCGTCAAGGAGCTGGAGTCAAGTGTGCCGGATGAAATC gGCACACGTCTGCAAACGCCGGATATACCGCCAGTGCGTGATTTTCAGGATCTGTGCGATGGCATTTGCCTGGCGCTGCTCATTTCCTACTATTGCCCCAAGGTGGTGCCGTGGACGAGTGTGCGCATCAACTATCTGCCCGCGGTGGAGGACTCCATACACAATATACTGCTCGTGAGCAGTTTTTCACAAAAGCATTTGCCATACGGCGTCTTCCACATGACGCCCGAGGACATCACCTACATGCGGGG CTCGATGAAACTGAATCTGGTCTTGCTGCTGACGGATTTGTTCAATCTGTTCGAAATACACCCGGCCAAATGTGTTTGCTACCCTGGCATGGATGGACAGG TTCCGAACACAAATTCATTTAGCGGCGGCTTAAATCGCAGATCAACTCCGCCCACCGAATATCAAACGATGCAATCAAATCACTTTGATGGCAATCAAGCTGAAG CGTTCGTCGTGCACAAGTCGCGTGGCATTACCACACTCTCATCCATGCACtcgcaacatcagcaacagcagcagcagcaacatcatcatcagcagcagcaacagcaacaacactttcagcaccagcaacagcatcaacaactgcagcagcaacagttgcagtcgcagcagGAGCCCTTGGTTCCAGCTCGGTTGCGTCAGGCTAAAGAAAAGAACAATGTCGAGTCGAAGGCAGACGAGAGAG GCGATTTTGTCGCTGCTGGTCGACCAAGTAACTGGGAACAGAGCCGACGTCCGAGCTTTGCAG GTCGCCGTTCACGAAGGAATTCCTCCAGCGAAGATTCGCAGCTGACGATTGAGAATTTTGGAGGCTCGCAGGATCAAATCAATACGCTGGGCAGATATGAACGTGAACGGGACAGGGAAAGGGAACGTAAGCTGTCTAACACAAGTGTGG AACCTGCTGTGGCAGTGCGTTCTTCGATTGCCGATGCGCGTGGCACACTGCAGCTGGGCTACGACACGGATTCAGGATCGGAGAAGCAGGATCGTGAAACGGAAAAGTATTCAATGCGTCGACAAGCAAG TGTCGACAATGTGCCCACGGTCTCGAGCCACAATCTGTCGAATTTATCAAATGCGGGTAGTCCGTTGCCCATGGCGCGTAATAAACAACATTCCAACGAAAGGGATTATGCGAATGCCGAGCACTACAACGATGCCAGATCAACGAGTGGCTACGATCCGGAGAGCACACCTGTACGCAAGTCCTCGACGAGCAGCATGCCCGCCAGTCCGGCTGCGTGGCAATTGGAGATTTGCGATGACGATATGCGTTCGCTGGAGCATGTCAACAAGCTGTCGTCGATGCGCATGAAACTTGAAGAGAAACGGCGACGTATCGAGCAGGATAAGCGTAAAATCGAAATGGCCGTGATGAGGCACCAAGAAAAg GAGGATTTGGAATCGTGTCCGGATGTCTTGAAGTGGGAGACCATGAGCAATGAGTCGAAGCGCACGCCGGACATTGATCCCGCTGACATGGACAAGTACCAG CAAAGCATCGCCATTATGAACATGAATCTGCAGGATATCCAACAGGATATCCATCGGCTGGCCACGCAGCAGAGCCAAATGCAGGCGCAGCATCTGCAAGCGCAGCAGCTGATGCAGGCACAGCAAATAGCCAACATGCTGAATCAG CAACAAACCTATGGCTCGCAACAACACTTGGCTGATCATCATTACCAGCAACGTCCCATGCAGCAAAGCTTTGGCTCATCACCGCATCTTCCGCAGGCCTTCAATGCGCCCGTCAGCGCCTACAGTTCCCGTCCGCCCAGTCGCGATCCctaccagcaacagcagcagcagctccaccatccacaccagcagcagcccaTGCAAATGCCCCCGATGCAGTACGTCAACGAGCACGGCCAATACATGTCGCCACCTGCTCACTACATGCAACCCCAGAGCATCTACAGCGACAATGGTGCACCCTACAACAACCATTCGCCGTACGGAGCTCCACCGCCGCAGCCACAGTATCAGCAGCGGAACAGCGTCTACGATGACTACGGCCAGCCGGCGAATCACTTTTACCTGCACGAGTCTCCGCCCCAGCCACATCCTCAGCGACGTACTTGGGCGCActcggcggcagcagctgcctatgagcagcagcagcagcaacaacaacagcaccagcaTCAACAGCCCTTGGTGGATGTGAATGCCTGGCAAAGCCAGAAgaagttgcaacagcagcagcaacaactgcagcagcagcagcagcttcaacaAAACTGGCCAAATCGACCGCCCTCCAGCGCTGGCGCATCTCAGGGCTTTGTGCTGCATCAGAATGGTGGCAGCGGTGCtggaggcggcggtggcggtgagTTGCAGCATCTGTTTCAGATGCAATCATCGCCACAGCATGGCCAGCGTTTGCATGGTGGCGCCAATGGCGTGCAACGCCAACAATCGTTGACCAATCTTCGCGACAATCGCTCGCCCAAGGGCAACATGATGCAACCGCAGCCCATGACGTTGGGTCAGCATGAGGATATGATGGCGCCGCAGAGCATTTGCTTTATTGGCGACGAGGAGGATGTGGATGAGCTGGAGCGCAACATTATCGAGTCAATGCAGTCAACACGCATCTCTGATTTTGtggtgcagcaacagcagcggctgcatcagcagcagcaacaacagcagcagcaacagttgccggCGACGCACAGCGGACGCGGCAGCAGCTCAGAGGATTACGATAGCGGCGAGCTGATTTCCAATAAGCTAAACATCACCAGCGGCAATCTGACCTATCGCATACCCTCGCCTTCGCGACCCTCCATACAGGCCAACAGCTTTCAGGATCCACGCGGCAGTGTcggcggtggcagcggcagcggtggCAGTGGCGAGGAGCAGCGACCCGAGAAGGGCTTCTACATATCGTTCGACAACGATCAGCCGAAACGACCAAAGCCGCCGTTGCGCACCAAGCGCTCTCCCAAAAAGGAACCGGGTCGGGATAGTGTGGACAACCAAGTTGTCCTTAAACGTGAATCGCTAAGTCAACtgcacaacatcaacaactcGGTGGGCGGTGGTGATGAGATCAAGAACGCTTCCCTTGCCCGTCACAGCATCCATGGAATTGCCGCTGGCTTGCCATCGAATGCCAACAGTGCTGGCAACGCCACCTACAACAAGTACACGGATGAGCCGCCCATTCAACTGCGCCAGATGGCTGCAGCGACGGCCGAACCCTTGGGTCTGGAGCGTCGGCATCTTGAGGACCTCACCAatcagccgcagcaacaaccTCTGTCGCCCACTCGTCTGAGGGCCGAGCAAAATGCCGAGGCAGCCAAGAACAAGGCGATCGTCATTGGTGCGGATTCGACTAATCTGGATCCG GAATCTGTTGATGAAATGGAGCGTCGCAAGGAAAAGATTATGCTGCTCTCGCTGCAGCGTCGCCAGCAGCAAGAGGAGGCGAAGGCGCGCAAGGAGATTGAGGCATCACAGAAGCGTGAAAAGGAACGGGAAAAGGAGGAGGAACGTGCGCGCAAAAAGGAGGAGCAAGTGGCGCGACGAGCGGCCATATTGGAACAACATAGACTAAAGAAAGCCATCGAAGAGGCCGAGCGAGAA ggTAAAACCCTGGATCGGCCCGATCTACATGTTAAACTACAGCCGCAGAGTTCGAGTGCGTCCACGCCACGTCTTAGACAGCAGCGTGTCACACGACCACGGCCCAAAACCATCCACGTCGATGATGCTAGCGTGGACATTAGTGAGGCTTCAAGCCTATCCAGTCGGGGAAAGAAAGGCTCCAGTTCTAATCTAACTG GCTACGGTCAGCTAAGCTCAAATTCAATGAAAAGAGATTATTACCGGGGATCTCAAGACTCCCTAACTGTTAAAG AGTCCCCCGACGATTATCCCAGCACAAGTTCAACTCCGATTGGACGACGGGGATCATACAAAACTTCCAGAG AGCCAGCCGTCGAAAGGGGCCGCACCCTGTCGCGTATATCAGTTGCTAAGGGGAGCACACTTAATTTCCGTGGCCGAAAGTCCAATTCACTAATGAATTTGTGCG ACACAGATTCGGGATTGGGACGGGCAACTCCGCCGCGCCGCGCACCGTCACCAGGAATGGCGGCATCAGGTAGGCATATGCCATCTCCCTCTGGACCAGGCTCTTTGCCGCCAGGTTTGATATCGAAGCGTCGCGGATTTGATGATGGATCAAGTGATACCATGGAATACTCGG GTCCAAAACTGTATAAACAACCAGCGGCCAAATCGAATCGCGGCATTATACTGAATGCCGTTGAATACTGCGTTTTTCCGGGCGCCGTGAATCGCGAGGCGAAGCAGAAAGTGCTCGAGAAGATCGCACGCTCCGAGGCGAAACACTTCCTTGTACTCTTCCGTGATGCCGGCTGCCAATTCCGTGCCCTCTACAGCTATGTGCCCGAAACGGACCAAGTGACAAAGCTGTACGGCACGGGACCTAGTCAAGTCGACGAAGTCATGTTCGATAAGTTCTTCAA ATACAACTCAGGTGGCAAATGCTTCTCCCAGGTGCACACAAAGCATCTGACAGTCACGATAGACGCCTTCACAATACACAACTCGCTGTGGCAGGGCAAGCGGGTGCAGTTGCCCAGCAAGAAGGACATGGCACTTGTAATCTAA
- the LOC133844752 gene encoding patronin isoform X28 — MDAETQEIRQARQRASVKWLLSKAFNNRVPDNLKEPFYRDHENQERLKPQIVVELGNATLYCQTLSNLYSDPNYQSLNHWSILQTLARKGVAVVESSDMPITETVLIQTNPLRINAHMSVIESLMILYAKEISSGDRVTSALRRISGSSYQAPAGQTYEQALLAWISHACAALKKRIVKELESSVPDEIGTRLQTPDIPPVRDFQDLCDGICLALLISYYCPKVVPWTSVRINYLPAVEDSIHNILLVSSFSQKHLPYGVFHMTPEDITYMRGSMKLNLVLLLTDLFNLFEIHPAKCVCYPGMDGQDVIAKRTMGANEHGICHRRGLTMQPVTPIPDLRSDLDQPPVGSPSNRPPFQVPNTNSFSGGLNRRSTPPTEYQTMQSNHFDGNQAEAFVVHKSRGITTLSSMHSQHQQQQQQQHHHQQQQQQQHFQHQQQHQQLQQQQLQSQQEPLVPARLRQAKEKNNVESKADERGDFVAAGRPSNWEQSRRPSFAGRRSRRNSSSEDSQLTIENFGGSQDQINTLGRYERERDRERERKLSNTSVEPAVAVRSSIADARGTLQLGYDTDSGSEKQDRETEKYSMRRQASVDNVPTVSSHNLSNLSNAGSPLPMARNKQHSNERDYANAEHYNDARSTSGYDPESTPVRKSSTSSMPASPAAWQLEICDDDMRSLEHVNKLSSMRMKLEEKRRRIEQDKRKIEMAVMRHQEKEDLESCPDVLKWETMSNESKRTPDIDPADMDKYQQSIAIMNMNLQDIQQDIHRLATQQSQMQAQHLQAQQLMQAQQIANMLNQQQTYGSQQHLADHHYQQRPMQQSFGSSPHLPQAFNAPVSAYSSRPPSRDPYQQQQQQLHHPHQQQPMQMPPMQYVNEHGQYMSPPAHYMQPQSIYSDNGAPYNNHSPYGAPPPQPQYQQRNSVYDDYGQPANHFYLHESPPQPHPQRRTWAHSAAAAAYEQQQQQQQQHQHQQPLVDVNAWQSQKKLQQQQQQLQQQQQLQQNWPNRPPSSAGASQGFVLHQNGGSGAGGGGGGELQHLFQMQSSPQHGQRLHGGANGVQRQQSLTNLRDNRSPKGNMMQPQPMTLGQHEDMMAPQSICFIGDEEDVDELERNIIESMQSTRISDFVVQQQQRLHQQQQQQQQQQLPATHSGRGSSSEDYDSGELISNKLNITSGNLTYRIPSPSRPSIQANSFQDPRGSVGGGSGSGGSGEEQRPEKGFYISFDNDQPKRPKPPLRTKRSPKKEPGRDSVDNQVVLKRESLSQLHNINNSVGGGDEIKNASLARHSIHGIAAGLPSNANSAGNATYNKYTDEPPIQLRQMAAATAEPLGLERRHLEDLTNQPQQQPLSPTRLRAEQNAEAAKNKAIVIGADSTNLDPESVDEMERRKEKIMLLSLQRRQQQEEAKARKEIEASQKREKEREKEEERARKKEEQVARRAAILEQHRLKKAIEEAEREGKTLDRPDLHVKLQPQSSSASTPRLRQQRVTRPRPKTIHVDDASVDISEASSLSSRGKKGSSSNLTGYGQLSSNSMKRDYYRGSQDSLTVKESPDDYPSTSSTPIGRRGSYKTSRGPKLYKQPAAKSNRGIILNAVEYCVFPGAVNREAKQKVLEKIARSEAKHFLVLFRDAGCQFRALYSYVPETDQVTKLYGTGPSQVDEVMFDKFFKYNSGGKCFSQVHTKHLTVTIDAFTIHNSLWQGKRVQLPSKKDMALVI, encoded by the exons ATGGATGCCGAAACACAGGAAATACGACAG GCTCGTCAACGTGCTTCCGTCAAATGGCTGCTGTCGAAGGCGTTCAACAATCGCGTACCCGACAACCTGAAGGAGCCGTTCTATCGCGATCACGAGAACCAGGAACGCCTCAAGCCGCAGATCGTTGTTGAGCTGGGCAATGCGACGCTCTACTGTCAGACGTTGTCCAATCTCTACTCTGATCCCAACTACCAAAGCTTAAATCACTGGTCAATCTTACAGACGCTAGCGCGCAAGGGAGTCGCTGTGGTCGAGTCCTCGGACATGCCCATTACCGAAACGGTATTAATTCAAACGAATCCGTTGCGAATT AATGCACACATGTCTGTGATAGAATCGCTGATGATTCTGTATGCAAAGGAAATATCGTCGGGAGACCGCGTCACATCGGCCCTGCGAAG AATATCTGGCAGCAGTTATCAGGCGCCTGCTGGCCAAACTTACGAGCAAGCATTGCTTGCTTGGATATCGCATGCGTGCGCTGCGCTAAAGAAGCGCATCGTCAAGGAGCTGGAGTCAAGTGTGCCGGATGAAATC gGCACACGTCTGCAAACGCCGGATATACCGCCAGTGCGTGATTTTCAGGATCTGTGCGATGGCATTTGCCTGGCGCTGCTCATTTCCTACTATTGCCCCAAGGTGGTGCCGTGGACGAGTGTGCGCATCAACTATCTGCCCGCGGTGGAGGACTCCATACACAATATACTGCTCGTGAGCAGTTTTTCACAAAAGCATTTGCCATACGGCGTCTTCCACATGACGCCCGAGGACATCACCTACATGCGGGG CTCGATGAAACTGAATCTGGTCTTGCTGCTGACGGATTTGTTCAATCTGTTCGAAATACACCCGGCCAAATGTGTTTGCTACCCTGGCATGGATGGACAGG ATGTCATCGCCAAGCGCACCATGGGCGCCAATGAGCACGGAATCTGCCATCGACGGGGCCTCACAATGCAACCCGTAACGCCCATACCCGATTTACGCAGCGATCTTGACCAGCCGCCAGTTGGCTCGCCATCGAATCGGCCACCGTTTCAAG TTCCGAACACAAATTCATTTAGCGGCGGCTTAAATCGCAGATCAACTCCGCCCACCGAATATCAAACGATGCAATCAAATCACTTTGATGGCAATCAAGCTGAAG CGTTCGTCGTGCACAAGTCGCGTGGCATTACCACACTCTCATCCATGCACtcgcaacatcagcaacagcagcagcagcaacatcatcatcagcagcagcaacagcaacaacactttcagcaccagcaacagcatcaacaactgcagcagcaacagttgcagtcgcagcagGAGCCCTTGGTTCCAGCTCGGTTGCGTCAGGCTAAAGAAAAGAACAATGTCGAGTCGAAGGCAGACGAGAGAG GCGATTTTGTCGCTGCTGGTCGACCAAGTAACTGGGAACAGAGCCGACGTCCGAGCTTTGCAG GTCGCCGTTCACGAAGGAATTCCTCCAGCGAAGATTCGCAGCTGACGATTGAGAATTTTGGAGGCTCGCAGGATCAAATCAATACGCTGGGCAGATATGAACGTGAACGGGACAGGGAAAGGGAACGTAAGCTGTCTAACACAAGTGTGG AACCTGCTGTGGCAGTGCGTTCTTCGATTGCCGATGCGCGTGGCACACTGCAGCTGGGCTACGACACGGATTCAGGATCGGAGAAGCAGGATCGTGAAACGGAAAAGTATTCAATGCGTCGACAAGCAAG TGTCGACAATGTGCCCACGGTCTCGAGCCACAATCTGTCGAATTTATCAAATGCGGGTAGTCCGTTGCCCATGGCGCGTAATAAACAACATTCCAACGAAAGGGATTATGCGAATGCCGAGCACTACAACGATGCCAGATCAACGAGTGGCTACGATCCGGAGAGCACACCTGTACGCAAGTCCTCGACGAGCAGCATGCCCGCCAGTCCGGCTGCGTGGCAATTGGAGATTTGCGATGACGATATGCGTTCGCTGGAGCATGTCAACAAGCTGTCGTCGATGCGCATGAAACTTGAAGAGAAACGGCGACGTATCGAGCAGGATAAGCGTAAAATCGAAATGGCCGTGATGAGGCACCAAGAAAAg GAGGATTTGGAATCGTGTCCGGATGTCTTGAAGTGGGAGACCATGAGCAATGAGTCGAAGCGCACGCCGGACATTGATCCCGCTGACATGGACAAGTACCAG CAAAGCATCGCCATTATGAACATGAATCTGCAGGATATCCAACAGGATATCCATCGGCTGGCCACGCAGCAGAGCCAAATGCAGGCGCAGCATCTGCAAGCGCAGCAGCTGATGCAGGCACAGCAAATAGCCAACATGCTGAATCAG CAACAAACCTATGGCTCGCAACAACACTTGGCTGATCATCATTACCAGCAACGTCCCATGCAGCAAAGCTTTGGCTCATCACCGCATCTTCCGCAGGCCTTCAATGCGCCCGTCAGCGCCTACAGTTCCCGTCCGCCCAGTCGCGATCCctaccagcaacagcagcagcagctccaccatccacaccagcagcagcccaTGCAAATGCCCCCGATGCAGTACGTCAACGAGCACGGCCAATACATGTCGCCACCTGCTCACTACATGCAACCCCAGAGCATCTACAGCGACAATGGTGCACCCTACAACAACCATTCGCCGTACGGAGCTCCACCGCCGCAGCCACAGTATCAGCAGCGGAACAGCGTCTACGATGACTACGGCCAGCCGGCGAATCACTTTTACCTGCACGAGTCTCCGCCCCAGCCACATCCTCAGCGACGTACTTGGGCGCActcggcggcagcagctgcctatgagcagcagcagcagcaacaacaacagcaccagcaTCAACAGCCCTTGGTGGATGTGAATGCCTGGCAAAGCCAGAAgaagttgcaacagcagcagcaacaactgcagcagcagcagcagcttcaacaAAACTGGCCAAATCGACCGCCCTCCAGCGCTGGCGCATCTCAGGGCTTTGTGCTGCATCAGAATGGTGGCAGCGGTGCtggaggcggcggtggcggtgagTTGCAGCATCTGTTTCAGATGCAATCATCGCCACAGCATGGCCAGCGTTTGCATGGTGGCGCCAATGGCGTGCAACGCCAACAATCGTTGACCAATCTTCGCGACAATCGCTCGCCCAAGGGCAACATGATGCAACCGCAGCCCATGACGTTGGGTCAGCATGAGGATATGATGGCGCCGCAGAGCATTTGCTTTATTGGCGACGAGGAGGATGTGGATGAGCTGGAGCGCAACATTATCGAGTCAATGCAGTCAACACGCATCTCTGATTTTGtggtgcagcaacagcagcggctgcatcagcagcagcaacaacagcagcagcaacagttgccggCGACGCACAGCGGACGCGGCAGCAGCTCAGAGGATTACGATAGCGGCGAGCTGATTTCCAATAAGCTAAACATCACCAGCGGCAATCTGACCTATCGCATACCCTCGCCTTCGCGACCCTCCATACAGGCCAACAGCTTTCAGGATCCACGCGGCAGTGTcggcggtggcagcggcagcggtggCAGTGGCGAGGAGCAGCGACCCGAGAAGGGCTTCTACATATCGTTCGACAACGATCAGCCGAAACGACCAAAGCCGCCGTTGCGCACCAAGCGCTCTCCCAAAAAGGAACCGGGTCGGGATAGTGTGGACAACCAAGTTGTCCTTAAACGTGAATCGCTAAGTCAACtgcacaacatcaacaactcGGTGGGCGGTGGTGATGAGATCAAGAACGCTTCCCTTGCCCGTCACAGCATCCATGGAATTGCCGCTGGCTTGCCATCGAATGCCAACAGTGCTGGCAACGCCACCTACAACAAGTACACGGATGAGCCGCCCATTCAACTGCGCCAGATGGCTGCAGCGACGGCCGAACCCTTGGGTCTGGAGCGTCGGCATCTTGAGGACCTCACCAatcagccgcagcaacaaccTCTGTCGCCCACTCGTCTGAGGGCCGAGCAAAATGCCGAGGCAGCCAAGAACAAGGCGATCGTCATTGGTGCGGATTCGACTAATCTGGATCCG GAATCTGTTGATGAAATGGAGCGTCGCAAGGAAAAGATTATGCTGCTCTCGCTGCAGCGTCGCCAGCAGCAAGAGGAGGCGAAGGCGCGCAAGGAGATTGAGGCATCACAGAAGCGTGAAAAGGAACGGGAAAAGGAGGAGGAACGTGCGCGCAAAAAGGAGGAGCAAGTGGCGCGACGAGCGGCCATATTGGAACAACATAGACTAAAGAAAGCCATCGAAGAGGCCGAGCGAGAA ggTAAAACCCTGGATCGGCCCGATCTACATGTTAAACTACAGCCGCAGAGTTCGAGTGCGTCCACGCCACGTCTTAGACAGCAGCGTGTCACACGACCACGGCCCAAAACCATCCACGTCGATGATGCTAGCGTGGACATTAGTGAGGCTTCAAGCCTATCCAGTCGGGGAAAGAAAGGCTCCAGTTCTAATCTAACTG GCTACGGTCAGCTAAGCTCAAATTCAATGAAAAGAGATTATTACCGGGGATCTCAAGACTCCCTAACTGTTAAAG AGTCCCCCGACGATTATCCCAGCACAAGTTCAACTCCGATTGGACGACGGGGATCATACAAAACTTCCAGAG GTCCAAAACTGTATAAACAACCAGCGGCCAAATCGAATCGCGGCATTATACTGAATGCCGTTGAATACTGCGTTTTTCCGGGCGCCGTGAATCGCGAGGCGAAGCAGAAAGTGCTCGAGAAGATCGCACGCTCCGAGGCGAAACACTTCCTTGTACTCTTCCGTGATGCCGGCTGCCAATTCCGTGCCCTCTACAGCTATGTGCCCGAAACGGACCAAGTGACAAAGCTGTACGGCACGGGACCTAGTCAAGTCGACGAAGTCATGTTCGATAAGTTCTTCAA ATACAACTCAGGTGGCAAATGCTTCTCCCAGGTGCACACAAAGCATCTGACAGTCACGATAGACGCCTTCACAATACACAACTCGCTGTGGCAGGGCAAGCGGGTGCAGTTGCCCAGCAAGAAGGACATGGCACTTGTAATCTAA